cacaactccaactccaaaattccaaaaaaagtaaaaaagtttttggtttctatggccaaacgcgtACTAAATGTCTTATTTATACTAAAAGCTCTTACAacaaaggccctaaagtggctctttgTGAAAATAGCCCAACATGGGATCTTCATCTTCCGAACACCAATTGTCTTGCAATTGTAGCCCAAATTACATCCCTAGCCTTGAATTTGGGATCTTGGCCATGATTTGCATCTTATAGCCACAATTTGCACTTTTAGCCCTTTGCGCTTTTAGCCACTTGGTGTAGAGGCCTCCACAATCTCttcccatgctatcatccaaacgtCCCACGTCCTTCTAAGCATCCTTGTGCCATTTGTGCCATTTAGGTTCATATCAACAGTGAGGACTAGTTGAGGTGTCCAGATATGCATTCTCAAAGTTAGAGTGTTCAGTTGTTTGTCGAGACCAATTTAAGATGTCTATCTCTGTAATGTGCCAATTATTATGTGCTAGAGTTTGAAACTTTTACAAGTGAAACTGCATCACGTTATGCTAGAGGATAAATTAGAGAATAGTTCTAACTCAatgttttagaaaaaaaaaatccacgctTATGTATTTATTTAACTCATgatttctattttaaaatttatacTATATTTTATCATTATTCACCCATAATACATATATTGAAACTTTATATTTATTTCACTTATAGTATCTATTTTAAAACTTTATCATTATTTCACGAGCACATCGCATAGCCAAAGTGATGTGTAGTAAACATGACAAGAAATAAATTTGATGtgtaaaatatttttcatgaagaaGGGGTACGTAAAAGGAATTTCACTATAAGCTTAAATTTTACAACTATTGTTGCTTCATTTGTTTTGTTTATTTTgccttttgttgttgttatttttctttCAAATATTGCCGTGATTTTTTTTTAAGCCGAAGGTCAATTGGAAATAACCTCTCTATTTCAAAAGATAGGACTGCGTACATCTCCACTTATGAAAAAAAACTAGACAGGTTGTTATTGTGTATAAGCTAAATTATGTGTTAAACCTTTATTTTATCTTGTACTcttccgtccatttttacttatcaTGTATTAACTTGACACGCTTATTAAGGAGCCAAAAATAAAATGTCAATTTTACAGTATCAACCATAACTATTAGTAAGTCATCTAATGTTGAAATCAATCAAACGTACTTTAAAATTTGTGTAAACACCAACAATTTCTTGAAGTTTCCaacccaataattaataataagagtAAAATTGGAACAAAATGGTAAATTAGCTCTTGTTTTTTCAAACTAGACAAGTAAAAAAAtgacaactatttttagtataTAGGACAAGTAAAAATATGGACGGACGGAGTATTAAGTCTAGTACTCCTTCTGTCCCAAAATAAATGTatcttagccaaaaaaaaaaaagccccaaaataagtgtcacctcAGAAATGCAAGACAAAAATTGACAAGTGTTTCCAAATATGCCTTTAGCATTTCTCAGAAAATATCTAATAAATATTAGTTTAGTAAACTCcacattatatttattaatttcttaAAGAGTTTGAATTCtgttaagatgacacttattttggaacgGAGGGAAGTATTACTTTCTCCGATTCATAATAAGCATTTACTAAGCTTTTTTATTTTGATTCAAAGTAAGTGTACACTTACATAATTAAGAAGGAAttaattatttttcttcaaaatttaTCCTATCTCAATAAGTGAGTTTTTATGTAATCCAAAAATTATATTTATTAGGCAGTATTTATTTAAAAGTAATTTAGCCAGAAAAAGTTGGTTTTTTTAATGTGTAAAAAGTTAATTGGACAATTATTTTAAATCGACGGAGTAATAAGTTTAGCTTCGAACGGTTCTACACAGTTCTCACACAGTTGCCACACATAACTAAGCACCAAAAAGAAAGTATAACTACGTAATTTTGGTGCATACGACGACTTTCTTTGTATACGTAAATCAAAACTAAATTAATGAGTTGCCCTAATCGAATGGATTTTGCTCAACTCTTAACTCAATGGAAATGTAAAACCCAAAGCTTTAAGCGTTAAACCCTGGAAGGTCATACATCAAATGGCCCTTTCTCTGTCAGCATCCTTGTTCGACCCTTGGCTAAACAACCAACATCGTACAAACTCCCTTCCCAAACCTGTGCAACTCAATACTGTTTCAACCGTCCCTTTCTGTGTTCCATCTCTCTCGATTACAGTGTCACCTGTAACCCCAACACCAAAACTCGACAAAGACAAGTCTGATCACTCTTACAACCATCTGTTCCCTTCACTTTCATTTTCCAATATTCTCTTCTTTAAATCAGCATATAATGTTCAGGTTATAACTGGGGAAAATGAGCCTGAAGAGAAGCTCATTGGCCGCTTTCGTAGAGAGGTTCTCAGGGCTGGAGTTATCCAGGAAAGTAAGCGCCGAAGGTTCTTTGAATCAACtcaggaaaaaaagaaaagaaagtctCGTGATGCTGCCAGACGAAACCGCAAAAGGTTTGCCTCCAATTTTGCATTTTCCATTTCGTTTTATTTGTTAGTTTGTTGGGTGTCTTATAGATACTATCAGCCTTGTTCTTACATAAAAAAGATGAAAGTTTACCTTTTAATGGTGTGGAGATACATGTTGCGGTTTCTTTTTTGCCTTTTGGGGGGATAAGAACAATGAGATTATTGAGTGCACTGAGCTTTCTTGTACAGGACGAGGAGAAGTTAGCTAACTCAGTTCCACTTAGCTTTATCGTATTGTATTGTATTTTTCAGTGTTGACTTAGCTCTAGAAAGAAGCATGATCAAATACGGTTAAAGAATTTGTAAAATAACTAAGACGAGAACTTgtaaagtagggaaaacaagttccacaagtggcATTCCCTAATGGGTGTGTTGGAAAATGTTTTCTAGGAAAATAAGTGGATTTCTTGCTTATTGTGTTCGGTACGTAAGCAaataatctagacaaatactatgAGGCGGTTAGAGTGGGTTTGGTTGGGGGGTGGGCGAGTGGGGGTGGGGAAGTGGGTGTAGGTGGCGGTGGGGAAGAGACTATTAATGTGGAGTgccacttgtggaacttgttttccattagggaagtcatttcctcatttttaagtaacttgttttcctagggaaaatgttttccaaaaattttgaccaaccaaacatgagaaaattggaaaacattctAATGTTTTCCTCCacaccgaac
The nucleotide sequence above comes from Lycium barbarum isolate Lr01 chromosome 3, ASM1917538v2, whole genome shotgun sequence. Encoded proteins:
- the LOC132632488 gene encoding small ribosomal subunit protein bS21c-like isoform X2 encodes the protein MALSLSASLFDPWLNNQHRTNSLPKPVQLNTVSTVPFCVPSLSITVSPVTPTPKLDKDKSDHSYNHLFPSLSFSNILFFKSAYNVQVITGENEPEEKLIGRFRREVLRAGVIQESKRRRFFESTQEKKKRKSRDAARRNRKRRPLPKVLLGDTLETLKDEGYKSDEDKWDLIDVEPPYT
- the LOC132632488 gene encoding uncharacterized protein LOC132632488 isoform X1; the encoded protein is MALSLSASLFDPWLNNQHRTNSLPKPVQLNTVSTVPFCVPSLSITVSPVTPTPKLDKDKSDHSYNHLFPSLSFSNILFFKSAYNVQVITGENEPEEKLIGRFRREVLRAGVIQESKRRRFFESTQEKKKRKSRDAARRNRKRNHFEDVGPLVAKVAEEDASGTFNLETDCMDKTLKIGDWTSIVHSIKLPLSLTLSPVQERNENDEGSPYKTSK
- the LOC132632488 gene encoding small ribosomal subunit protein bS21c-like isoform X3 — translated: MALSLSASLFDPWLNNQHRTNSLPKPVQLNTVSTVPFCVPSLSITVSPVTPTPKLDKDKSDHSYNHLFPSLSFSNILFFKSAYNVQVITGENEPEEKLIGRFRREVLRAGVIQESKRRRFFESTQEKKKRKSRDAARRNRKRMGEA